From the Hylaeus volcanicus isolate JK05 chromosome 4, UHH_iyHylVolc1.0_haploid, whole genome shotgun sequence genome, one window contains:
- the LOC128875056 gene encoding large proline-rich protein BAG6, with the protein MIDLTVKTLDSQNHAFSLENDQITVRGFKEHIAESVSVPADSQRLIYCGRVLQDDKKLNDYDVNGKVIHLVQRAPPQPGQQGNDHGFENLQAYLPNLQRSLSRVIHDQMYGNAMYLGAMAVPAEIVEGHGLAVPQLSNSLSSSRLNLARRMLQRANALIERLDDPDCPLNPTTVENNQPPITPQVQVQQLDGEQLNNEDRTISGTRITEATVAAIAAALSTAGANNVTLVRGNFDDGVETVPLSEANDDNQSDTQQPPQPSQSEQQGSTSNNDAQSTRQSTLPRPPQMAELLELLLNAQDSLRPYIEHYRQLMVADRSLPRGAGGVEESQRIVDGVSQSLHYISHACHALSDIIVDMTQQPPRNLRCRPIIIQHSAILQPGIPIQVEAHISLHGRNANNNNGGEENADSANTVPQSESNEATTEETNQQPGQEAASQQTEQQQEQTQSPFGTVFNLPNNVEVLMEVSPENNMDAPSGNEQPPTGENNNNNNNNNGGRVGGTIGSFTWGSAPPPDFIRNLMQAAGYMVQGGITSTTITTQNPPTGGQQTVTSSLDGNTNAGQSTQARSNVGTHPTTATQTRSTSRPHVFHQQAHSLGVGMSIGQGLDFDPFLPCNSHHVRRTSTTTSSTVTSTPQGTRTARTSTPETQSQPQTATTSTTTNNTSPTNTTVLISSQERPTRNLIRQLLRSSGQPLGNIGFDINNRRILGDDARASQMARSLANTTMRFRIPESVHNSTPFFTSQNPENEENFFINLISVISDNMSIRDLSRLPVDSLEPIVRQRLALQEFFQNNFPNTTTETLHEQVAERLLPNLRPHIQSFLPQEEMVPFRTRNGSRIDINATIEALLRRYIKYFLSFIFDSDIDDERFGEETREVLLRFLKKTLGVLQYVIGFGPALEIISHFLSKILELCDPVLRRWIKAVFLSRWNIMIRFPERRTPPLLIYKNETTTPPTTLPSAPAHQRSQTQSEVEHMETEIIEERTNSEASALDDSEEIPERFPGQAILPSDWVPIIAQDGVRQRRQVQTQEMTNGGVATFSDAYIGTLPIKRRKLYEQQKPQLLVSPTPNHSVVAASMERLVREGVTRAGVEEVDGAAVAVAVDPGVRRAFGQAIRECLNPRRYETPDFPDPVRFPNATKYFADQDRPPK; encoded by the exons ATGATTGACCTCACGGTAAAGACTTTGGATTCGCAAAACCATGCTTTTTCATTGGAAAACGAc caaATTACAGTAAGAGGCTTCAAAGAACATATAGCAGAGTCAGTATCAGTACCAGCAGATTCACAAAGACTTATTTATTGTGGTAGAGTTCTTCAAGATGACAAAAAGTTAAATGATTATG atgTTAATGGAAAAGTTATACATTTGGTGCAACGTGCACCACCTCAACCAGGTCAACAAGGGAATGATCATGGTTTTGAAAATCTTCAAGCATACTTGCCAAATCTTCAAAGATCACTCTCTCGAGTTATTCATGATCAAATGTATGGCAATGCTATGTATTTGGGTGCAATGGCAGTGCCAGCAGAAATTGTTGAAGGGCATG GATTGGCAGTACCTCAGTTGAGCAATAGTTTATCTAGCAGTCGTTTAAATTTGGCAAGACGAATGCTTCAACGTGCAAATGCACTTATAGAAAGACTTGATGATCCTGATTGTCCCCTTAACCCCACTACAGTTGAAAATAACCAACCACCAATAACTCCACAAGTGCAAGTTCAACAATTAGATGGAGAACAACT TAACAATGAAGATAGAACAATTAGTGGTACCAGAATAACAGAAGCTACAGTAGCTGCGATTGCAGCTGCTTTGTCTACAGCTGGAGCAAACAATGTCACATTAGTTAGAG GAAATTTTGATGACGGCGTTGAAACAGTCCCACTTAGCGAAGCTAATGATGATAATCAATCAGATACTCAACAACCACCACAACCATCGCAATCTGAACAACAAGGATCCACGTCGAATAACGATGCGCAATCTACCAGGCAATCCAC gcTTCCGCGACCTCCACAAATGGCAGAATTATTGGAACTATTACTGAATGCCCAAGATAGTTTGCGACCTTATATAGAACATTATCGACAACTGATGGTTGCCGACCGTTCTTTACCTCGAGGA GCAGGAGGTGTGGAAGAAAGTCAGAGAATAGTGGATGGTGTAAGCCAAAGCTTACACTACATATCTCATGCTTGTCATGCATTAAGcgatattattgttgatatgaCCCAGCAACCACCTAGAAATTTGCGATGTAGaccaattattattcaacacTCAGCTATTTTACAGCCCGGTATACCAATACAGGTAGAG GCACATATTAGTTTGCACGGCCGAAATGCGAATAACAATAATGGTGGCGAAGAGAATGCTGATTCAGCAAATACGGTTCCACAATCAGAATCAAACGAAGCTACTACCGAGGAAACTAATCAGCAACCGGGACAGGAAGCTGCTTCTCAACAAACTGAGCAACAGCAAGAACAAACGCAATCTCCATTTGGTACAGTCTTCAACCTACCAAATAACGTGGAAGTATTAATGGAGGTTAGTCCTGAAAATAATATGGACGCTCCATCAGGGAATGAACAACCTCCAACTggggaaaataataataataacaataacaataatggcGGAAGAGTAGGTGGTACTATCGGTTCATTCACATGGGGTTCAGCTCCACCCCCAGATTTTATACGTAACTTAATGCAAGCTGCTGGTTACATGGTACAAGGTGGTATTACTTCTACAACAATTACAACCCAGAATCCTCCAACTGGAGGACAACAGACAGTTACTTCATCACTTGATGGGAATACAAACGCTGGACAAAGTACGCAAGCACGAAGCAACGTTGGTACACATCCTACTACAGCAACACAAACCAGGAGTACCTCGCGTCCGCATGTATTCCATCAACAGGCGCATTCTTTAGGTGTTGGTATGAGTATAGGCCAAGGACTTGACTTTGATCCATTTCTTCCTTGCAATTCACATCATGTCCGTCGAACGTCGACCACAACTTCTAGTACTGTCACTTCTACGCCGCAAGGAACCCGAACAGCTCGAACATCTACGCCCGAAACTCAGTCTCAACCGCAAACAGCAACAACCTCAACTACGACTAATAACACTAGCCCTACGAATACCACAGTTTTAATATCATCGCAAGAGCGTCCTACTAGGAATTTAATCCGACAACTGTTACGGTCTTCAGGTCAGCCGTTAGGTAACATCGGTTTTGACATTAATAACCGTCGTATACTCGGAGACGATGCAAGGGCTAGCCAGATGGCTCGAAGTTTGGCTAACACGACTATGAGATTCAGAATTCCAGAATCTGTACATAACTCCACGCCATTTTTCACGTCGCAGAATCCAGAAAACGAagagaattttttcataaatttgatttcagtAATCTCAGATAATATGAGTATACGAGATCTATCAAGATTACCAGTTGACAGTTTGGAACCAATTGTTCGTCAAAGATTGGCATTACAagaattctttcaaaataattttccaaatacTACAACAGAAACACTTCACGAACAAGTCGCAGAACGACTGTTACCAAACCTAAGACCACATATACAAAGTTTCTTACCACAAGAAGAAATGGTGCCATTTCGTACTAGAAATGGTTCGCGTATCGATATTAACGCAACCATAGAAGCTTTGCTTCGCcgttatataaaatactttctgtcatttattttcgattctGATATTGACGATGAAAGATTCGGGGAAGAAACGCGCGAAGTTCTTCTTAGATTTTTAAAGAAGACACTCGGTGTACTTCAATATGTCATTGGTTTTGGACCTGCGCTGGAGATTATATCACATTTTTTGAGTAAAATATTAGAGCTCTGTGATCCTGTGCTGCGTCGATGGATTAAGGCAGTATTTCTATCCCGTTGGAACATTATGATTCGATTCCCGGAACGGCGAACTCCTCCACTTTTAATATACAAGAATGAAACCACCACCCCACCAACAACGTTGCCTTCGGCCCCTGCGCATCAACGTTCGCAAACACAATCTGAAGTGGAG CATATGGAGACTGAAATTATTGAAGAGAGAACAAATTCTGAAGCATCTGCGCTCGATGACAGTGAAGAAATTCCAGAAAGATTTCCTGGTCAAGCAATATTACCTTCG GATTGGGTACCAATAATTGCTCAAGATGGAGTAAGGCAACGTCGCCAGGTGCAAACGCAGGAAATGACGAATGGTGGAGTAGCAACATTTAGCGATGCCTATATAGGTACACTGCCTATCAAGCGGCGTAAACTTTACGAGCAACAGAAACCACAGTTATTAGTCAGCCCTACCCCCAATCATTCGGTAGTAGCAGCGTCTATGGAACGTTTAGTTCGAGAAGGTGTAACTCGAGCGGGTGTCGAAGAAGTTGACGGTGCTGCTGTCGCTGTAGCCGTAGATCCCGGTGTTAGACGCGCGTTTGGTCAGGCTATCAGGGAATGCTTGAACCCACGTAGATACGAAACCCCAGATTTTCCAGACCCCGTACGTTTCCCCAATGCAACTAAATATTTCGCAGATCAAGATAGACCACCAAAATAA